A genomic window from Gossypium hirsutum isolate 1008001.06 chromosome D10, Gossypium_hirsutum_v2.1, whole genome shotgun sequence includes:
- the LOC107915957 gene encoding peroxidase P7 isoform X1 — MAEACSLLLLLVFVLSGAPVEGRHGSKLSQNYYKSTCPEVFSIVQAEVEAALNKERRMGASLLRLHFHDCFVNGCDGSIFLDDNATFIGEKTAPPNVNSTRGFNVVDDIKARLEDACPGVVSCADILAIAARDSTVILGGPSWKVKLGRKDATTASNAAATEFIPRPNLNISALLSSFDTQGLSLKDLVALSGNQILTWQNTSLFVLINYWFILEWYSGAHTIGLVKCETFRAHIHNDSNIDPTFAKSLQRKCPRAGKDNIHQQLDLQTPTSFDNSYFKNLLKKKGLLRSDQELFSGTSADSLVKKYAADSSEFFKHFSKSMIKLGNIKPITGSSGKIRINCRKVN, encoded by the exons ATGGCTGAAGCTTGTTCCCTTTTACTTCTGCTTGTCTTTGTTCTCTCTGGTGCACCTGTTGAAGGCCGCCATGGGAGTAAACTCTCTCAGAATTACTACAAATCCACTTGTCCCGAAGTATTCTCCATTGTCCAAGCTGAAGTTGAAGCCGCTTTAAACAAGGAACGACGCATGGGGGCATCTTTGCTCCGCTTGCATTTCCATGACTGCTTTGTTAAT GGTTGCGATGGATCAATTTTTTTGGATGACAATGCAACATTCATCGGTGAGAAAACCGCACCGCCAAACGTAAACTCGACCAGAGGATTCAACGTTGTCGACGACATCAAAGCTCGACTGGAGGATGCATGTCCAGGAGTAGTTTCTTGTGCAGATATTCTGGCAATCGCAGCACGAGACTCAACTGTCATA CTAGGAGGTCCTTCATGGAAAGTTAAGCTAGGGAGAAAGGACGCTACCACTGCTAGCAATGCTGCTGCAACAGAGTTCATCCCTAGACCGAACCTGAATATTAGTGCTCTTCTTTCAAGCTTTGATACTCAAGGACTCTCATTGAAAGATTTGGTGGCACTTTCAGGTAATCAGATTCTGACTTGGCAAAATACTAGTCTGTTTGTTTTGATAAATTACTGGTTCATTTTGGAATGGTATTCAGGTGCTCACACTATTGGCCTGGTAAAATGCGAAACATTTCGAGCACACATTCATAATGACTCCAACATTGATCCCACATTTGCCAAGTCCCTGCAACGCAAGTGCCCCAGAGCCGGAAAAGATAATATTCACCAACAGCTTGACTTACAGACTCCAACGTCTTTCGACAATTCTTACTttaagaatttgttgaagaagaaGGGTCTTCTCCGCTCCGATCAAGAGCTCTTTAGTGGAACCTCTGCTGATTCTTTGGTTAAGAAGTATGCTGCAGATTCTTCTGAGTTTTTCAAACACTTCTCCAAATCTATGATCAAGTTGGGTAATATCAAGCCTATCACGGGAAGTTCTGGTAAAATTAGGATCAATTGCAGAAAAGTCAACTGA
- the LOC107915957 gene encoding peroxidase P7 isoform X2 — protein sequence MAEACSLLLLLVFVLSGAPVEGRHGSKLSQNYYKSTCPEVFSIVQAEVEAALNKERRMGASLLRLHFHDCFVNGCDGSIFLDDNATFIGEKTAPPNVNSTRGFNVVDDIKARLEDACPGVVSCADILAIAARDSTVILGGPSWKVKLGRKDATTASNAAATEFIPRPNLNISALLSSFDTQGLSLKDLVALSGAHTIGLVKCETFRAHIHNDSNIDPTFAKSLQRKCPRAGKDNIHQQLDLQTPTSFDNSYFKNLLKKKGLLRSDQELFSGTSADSLVKKYAADSSEFFKHFSKSMIKLGNIKPITGSSGKIRINCRKVN from the exons ATGGCTGAAGCTTGTTCCCTTTTACTTCTGCTTGTCTTTGTTCTCTCTGGTGCACCTGTTGAAGGCCGCCATGGGAGTAAACTCTCTCAGAATTACTACAAATCCACTTGTCCCGAAGTATTCTCCATTGTCCAAGCTGAAGTTGAAGCCGCTTTAAACAAGGAACGACGCATGGGGGCATCTTTGCTCCGCTTGCATTTCCATGACTGCTTTGTTAAT GGTTGCGATGGATCAATTTTTTTGGATGACAATGCAACATTCATCGGTGAGAAAACCGCACCGCCAAACGTAAACTCGACCAGAGGATTCAACGTTGTCGACGACATCAAAGCTCGACTGGAGGATGCATGTCCAGGAGTAGTTTCTTGTGCAGATATTCTGGCAATCGCAGCACGAGACTCAACTGTCATA CTAGGAGGTCCTTCATGGAAAGTTAAGCTAGGGAGAAAGGACGCTACCACTGCTAGCAATGCTGCTGCAACAGAGTTCATCCCTAGACCGAACCTGAATATTAGTGCTCTTCTTTCAAGCTTTGATACTCAAGGACTCTCATTGAAAGATTTGGTGGCACTTTCAG GTGCTCACACTATTGGCCTGGTAAAATGCGAAACATTTCGAGCACACATTCATAATGACTCCAACATTGATCCCACATTTGCCAAGTCCCTGCAACGCAAGTGCCCCAGAGCCGGAAAAGATAATATTCACCAACAGCTTGACTTACAGACTCCAACGTCTTTCGACAATTCTTACTttaagaatttgttgaagaagaaGGGTCTTCTCCGCTCCGATCAAGAGCTCTTTAGTGGAACCTCTGCTGATTCTTTGGTTAAGAAGTATGCTGCAGATTCTTCTGAGTTTTTCAAACACTTCTCCAAATCTATGATCAAGTTGGGTAATATCAAGCCTATCACGGGAAGTTCTGGTAAAATTAGGATCAATTGCAGAAAAGTCAACTGA